Proteins from one Brevibacillus humidisoli genomic window:
- a CDS encoding sigma 54-interacting transcriptional regulator, with amino-acid sequence MRERLKQIIAEEDKRNPLTDEQIARKLNIRRDEVTVLRHELGIDDSRKRRMPVLQKEMEALLSRYPDISNRELTNQLKQKGFEVSRFTVLNMRKEWGALSTGVHPEKGRFRRKQQAAGAAATFSAIIGAKGSLKAAIQQVQAAVLYPPNGLHTLLFGATGVGKSRLAEAMYQYAIEQGVLKKNAPFVLFNCADYAKNPQLLMSQLFGYVKGAFTGADQEKEGLVDKANGGILFLDEIHRLPPEGQENLFYLIDKGVYRRLGEVDFQRRAALLILGATTESPESSLLLTLRRRIPMTVELPSLAEWSVKERLALIFHFFNEEVDRIGKKAAVEKEVMEALLSYDCPGNAGQLHSDIRVLMARAFLNSISGEEEIVQVRQLDLPPQVAASMAGSRADLPMLKKERYLFVPGQQSLPVETEEPDEGITKLYEWIRERYENLRAQGQNKDLINLIVSRELKSRLDESAGDGKERVEERLLQLSKLVGERVVQTVEQMLWIAEKHLVFDYHRLLYVLAIHLKGVLDRFRASALPAADDDEAVETDSLAFHVAREMSKVVHTMWGIELPDRELSFLAMYLSQSDRRVSAKPMIGVVVASYGQVAKSMVEVAHRLFEKRYAIAVELYWDDDIQQAVERIGQAIRQADQGSGVILLADMGTLFLKEAEWQDTFGVPTRVIAPVTTSLVVEVLRKCMYSELTLRQLADDLSPGIGVPQPALSEPETKKEKAIVSVCLTGDGAARRLSSLLQERLGPRAGQIHFLNGSSLSIRKKVMTWQQQYEILAVVGTVNPMLEGVPFVSMEEILDERGLGFLKRLLTVRDGAEWRVDSTKPVYLHDLVKPELLFESLAATSKQEVIEQLTHALLANGYVKEQFAAKVWEREALGHTHIAGYAAIPHAESTQTIRPAVAIATLPAPIEWEPGVMIRCVFMLAVNERCQPAIEELFERITALSVTDAQDPLSPADVLARILQHQY; translated from the coding sequence GTGAGGGAGCGCCTCAAACAGATTATCGCGGAAGAAGATAAACGGAATCCACTGACAGACGAGCAGATCGCCCGAAAGCTGAACATCAGGCGAGACGAGGTAACGGTTCTCAGGCATGAATTGGGCATAGACGATTCGCGCAAGCGGCGAATGCCTGTACTGCAGAAGGAAATGGAGGCTCTGCTGTCACGCTATCCCGATATTTCCAACCGCGAACTTACCAATCAGCTAAAGCAAAAAGGATTCGAGGTCTCCCGGTTTACGGTCCTTAACATGAGGAAAGAATGGGGAGCGCTCTCAACGGGCGTACACCCGGAGAAGGGACGTTTCCGCCGAAAACAGCAGGCAGCCGGTGCTGCTGCCACTTTCTCTGCCATCATCGGAGCGAAAGGGAGTCTCAAGGCGGCGATTCAGCAGGTCCAGGCAGCCGTTCTGTATCCGCCGAACGGCTTGCACACGTTGTTGTTCGGCGCTACCGGTGTAGGGAAAAGCAGGTTGGCAGAAGCGATGTACCAGTATGCGATCGAACAAGGTGTGCTCAAGAAAAATGCCCCGTTTGTTTTGTTTAACTGCGCTGATTACGCGAAAAACCCACAGCTTCTGATGTCCCAGTTGTTTGGATACGTAAAAGGGGCGTTCACCGGTGCCGATCAGGAGAAAGAGGGACTGGTTGACAAAGCAAACGGCGGCATCCTGTTTCTTGATGAGATCCATCGTCTGCCTCCAGAGGGACAGGAAAACCTGTTTTACCTGATCGATAAGGGGGTATACAGGCGATTGGGCGAGGTGGATTTTCAGCGCAGGGCGGCCCTGTTGATTCTCGGTGCCACTACGGAGAGTCCGGAATCTAGTCTGCTGTTGACGCTGAGGCGGCGTATTCCGATGACGGTAGAGCTTCCATCTTTGGCAGAGTGGTCTGTTAAGGAGCGATTGGCCTTAATCTTCCACTTTTTCAACGAAGAAGTGGATCGCATCGGCAAAAAGGCAGCCGTGGAGAAAGAGGTGATGGAAGCGCTGCTTTCGTATGACTGTCCCGGAAATGCAGGTCAGCTCCACAGCGATATCCGCGTCTTGATGGCCCGTGCCTTTCTGAACAGCATCAGCGGGGAGGAGGAGATCGTGCAGGTCCGGCAGCTTGATCTGCCACCACAGGTTGCAGCCAGTATGGCAGGCAGCAGAGCTGATCTTCCCATGTTGAAGAAAGAGCGCTACTTGTTTGTCCCGGGGCAGCAGTCGCTGCCAGTTGAGACGGAAGAGCCGGATGAAGGAATCACCAAGCTGTACGAATGGATCCGGGAGCGCTACGAGAATCTCCGGGCGCAAGGACAGAACAAGGATCTGATCAACCTGATCGTCAGCCGGGAATTGAAGTCGAGACTGGATGAGTCTGCAGGGGATGGCAAGGAGAGAGTGGAAGAGCGGCTGCTTCAGCTCTCCAAGCTGGTCGGCGAACGGGTTGTACAGACCGTGGAGCAGATGCTGTGGATTGCGGAAAAACATCTTGTATTCGATTACCACCGTCTGCTCTACGTACTTGCCATCCACCTCAAAGGTGTATTGGATCGTTTTCGGGCAAGTGCGCTTCCGGCTGCCGACGACGATGAGGCGGTGGAGACCGATTCGCTCGCTTTTCACGTCGCCAGAGAAATGAGTAAAGTTGTGCATACGATGTGGGGAATCGAGCTGCCTGATCGCGAGCTTTCCTTTCTCGCCATGTATCTCAGCCAAAGCGACAGGCGAGTCTCGGCCAAGCCGATGATCGGTGTCGTGGTAGCCTCTTATGGGCAGGTGGCCAAAAGTATGGTAGAAGTGGCTCATCGGCTGTTCGAGAAGCGGTATGCGATCGCAGTCGAGCTGTACTGGGACGACGATATCCAACAGGCCGTGGAGCGGATCGGCCAGGCCATCCGGCAGGCAGATCAGGGGTCGGGAGTCATCCTGTTGGCCGATATGGGCACACTATTTCTGAAAGAAGCAGAATGGCAGGATACATTCGGCGTGCCGACCCGAGTGATCGCTCCCGTCACCACTTCACTGGTTGTGGAAGTGCTTCGCAAGTGCATGTACAGCGAGCTAACCCTGCGGCAACTGGCCGATGACCTTTCTCCTGGGATCGGAGTACCGCAGCCCGCGCTTTCCGAACCTGAGACAAAAAAGGAAAAAGCGATCGTCTCTGTCTGCCTGACCGGGGATGGCGCGGCACGACGCCTCAGTTCACTTTTACAAGAGCGTCTCGGGCCAAGAGCCGGGCAGATTCACTTTCTCAATGGAAGTTCGCTGTCCATCCGTAAAAAAGTGATGACATGGCAGCAGCAGTATGAGATTCTAGCTGTTGTGGGTACGGTCAATCCCATGCTGGAAGGGGTCCCATTTGTCTCGATGGAGGAGATTCTCGATGAACGAGGATTGGGCTTTTTAAAACGACTGTTGACGGTGCGCGACGGAGCAGAGTGGCGGGTCGATTCTACCAAGCCGGTTTACCTGCACGATCTGGTGAAGCCGGAATTGCTGTTTGAATCGCTGGCAGCAACGAGTAAGCAGGAAGTGATCGAGCAGCTAACCCATGCTCTGCTTGCAAACGGTTACGTAAAAGAGCAGTTTGCAGCAAAAGTATGGGAGCGAGAGGCGTTGGGCCATACGCATATTGCGGGATATGCAGCGATCCCCCATGCCGAATCGACACAGACAATCAGGCCGGCAGTAGCGATTGCCACGCTGCCAGCCCCGATTGAGTGGGAGCCTGGGGTGATGATCCGCTGCGTGTTCATGCTGGCGGTCAATGAACGCTGTCAGCCGGCAATTGAAGAATTGTTCGAGCGCATCACTGCTCTGTCGGTCACGGATGCTCAAGATCCCCTTTCGCCTGCGGATGTGCTCGCCCGTATTTTGCAGCATCAATACTAA
- a CDS encoding HPr family phosphocarrier protein codes for MEKQVTIQNKTGLHARPAAEFVKTASKFQAEITLIKDGKEINAKSVIGVMSLAAAKGTVLTIRAEGTDEREAIDTLVQLIESKFGEE; via the coding sequence ATGGAAAAACAAGTGACGATTCAGAACAAGACAGGACTTCATGCCCGTCCGGCTGCAGAGTTTGTCAAAACAGCATCCAAGTTTCAGGCAGAGATTACTCTGATAAAAGACGGTAAAGAGATTAATGCCAAGAGTGTGATCGGCGTGATGTCCCTGGCAGCGGCAAAAGGCACAGTACTGACCATCCGAGCCGAAGGCACCGATGAGCGTGAAGCCATCGATACGTTGGTACAGTTAATCGAGAGCAAGTTTGGCGAAGAGTAA
- a CDS encoding thiamine pyrophosphate-dependent dehydrogenase E1 component subunit alpha — protein MTTTLSLPAMVSREKLSDLLHQMWLIRFFDEKVDQFFAKGLIHGTTHLCVGQEASAAGACAVLREEDKITSTHRGHGHCIAKGADVNRMMAELFGRVTGYCKGKGGSMHIADVDKGNLGANGIVGGGIPIAVGSALTSKMKQLGYVTLSFFGDGASNEGSFHESLNMASIWKLPAVFICENNQYGMSGPVKEMVNIENIADRAGSYGIPGVIVDGNDIFAVMNAVAEAVERARRGDGPTLIEAKTYRWKGHSKSDAKKYRTREEEMDWRTNRDPIERMKQVLFKENILTEEQANEIERQAKEAIEQAVKFAEESPMPSLDTLEEDVYA, from the coding sequence ATGACTACTACACTTAGCCTGCCAGCAATGGTTAGTCGGGAAAAGCTTTCCGACCTGCTTCATCAGATGTGGCTGATCCGCTTCTTTGATGAAAAAGTGGACCAATTTTTTGCCAAAGGCTTGATCCACGGGACGACCCACCTCTGTGTCGGACAAGAGGCATCTGCTGCCGGGGCCTGTGCTGTCCTGCGGGAGGAGGACAAAATCACCAGTACCCACCGCGGCCACGGCCACTGCATCGCCAAAGGAGCGGACGTGAACCGGATGATGGCGGAACTGTTTGGCCGGGTGACGGGATATTGCAAAGGAAAAGGCGGCTCGATGCATATCGCCGATGTGGATAAAGGGAATCTGGGGGCAAACGGTATCGTTGGCGGAGGTATCCCGATAGCAGTTGGATCGGCCCTGACGTCAAAAATGAAACAGCTCGGCTATGTGACACTTTCTTTTTTCGGCGATGGAGCCAGCAACGAGGGCAGCTTCCACGAATCGCTCAACATGGCGTCCATCTGGAAACTGCCCGCCGTCTTCATCTGTGAAAACAACCAGTACGGGATGTCTGGTCCGGTGAAAGAGATGGTCAACATCGAAAACATCGCTGACCGCGCCGGTTCGTATGGGATACCGGGTGTGATCGTGGACGGAAATGACATTTTCGCAGTCATGAATGCGGTTGCAGAGGCAGTGGAGCGTGCCCGTCGTGGCGACGGTCCGACTCTGATCGAGGCAAAAACCTACCGCTGGAAAGGACACTCCAAGAGCGACGCCAAGAAGTACCGCACGCGCGAAGAAGAGATGGACTGGAGAACCAATCGCGACCCAATAGAACGGATGAAACAAGTATTGTTCAAAGAAAACATCCTCACCGAAGAGCAGGCGAACGAAATCGAGCGGCAGGCGAAAGAAGCGATCGAACAAGCGGTCAAGTTTGCCGAAGAGAGCCCGATGCCGTCGCTGGATACGCTGGAAGAAGACGTGTACGCGTGA